The following coding sequences are from one Leptolyngbyaceae cyanobacterium window:
- a CDS encoding SPFH domain-containing protein, whose product MAQTLTFLVILFSLIISGLKLDREYQRGVIFRLGRTKGLMGPGMYWVIPLIDQKTQVDIRTKTVNIEPQETVTADSVTIRVNAVLYYRILDPLKAIVKVENYEMAVYQTALTTLRNVVGQNMLDDVLQNRDKINTKVQEIVDEITEPWGIVIERVEMKDVEIPPNMQRAMAKEAEALREKRARLIKAAAEQEASIKLAEASRNISANPAALELRRLQMLTEIGAENNTTTIIMMPSDIVQAAKNLPNILANQNQAEQPNGSLTEARPFQPEVFLNKSRVEKENLLEES is encoded by the coding sequence ATGGCACAAACATTAACTTTTTTAGTAATTTTGTTTTCTTTAATAATTTCTGGGTTAAAATTAGACCGGGAATACCAGCGGGGAGTAATATTTAGGCTGGGTAGAACCAAAGGCTTAATGGGGCCTGGAATGTATTGGGTTATTCCCCTGATAGACCAAAAAACTCAAGTTGATATTCGCACTAAAACTGTCAATATCGAACCCCAAGAAACGGTGACCGCTGATAGCGTGACGATTCGAGTTAATGCCGTACTTTATTATCGCATTCTCGATCCTCTAAAAGCTATTGTAAAAGTCGAGAATTACGAAATGGCAGTTTATCAAACAGCATTGACGACTTTACGCAATGTAGTCGGCCAAAATATGCTGGATGATGTTTTACAAAATCGCGATAAAATTAACACGAAAGTGCAAGAAATCGTGGATGAGATCACGGAACCTTGGGGAATCGTGATCGAACGGGTGGAGATGAAAGATGTAGAAATTCCCCCGAATATGCAACGGGCGATGGCAAAAGAAGCTGAAGCACTGCGGGAAAAACGCGCCCGATTAATTAAAGCAGCAGCAGAACAAGAAGCCTCTATTAAGTTAGCAGAAGCTTCCCGAAATATTTCAGCTAATCCGGCGGCTTTGGAGTTGCGAAGACTGCAAATGTTAACGGAAATTGGGGCAGAAAATAATACGACGACCATAATTATGATGCCGTCGGATATTGTGCAAGCTGCTAAAAATTTGCCGAATATTTTGGCAAATCAAAATCAAGCAGAACAGCCGAATGGTAGTTTAACAGAAGCACGTCCTTTTCAACCAGAAGTATTTTTAAATAAGTCGCGAGTTGAGAAAGAAAACTTGTTAGAAGAGTCATGA